tgaaccttattgagtccaaacccgcccctcgaacccgcaagcagctgcagaagttgatgggccttctcaactggctgcgctcgttcattccgcattttgccagcgtcaccgccccgatgacggacttgctgtcacccaagctccggtttcagtggaccagcgaagcggacgccgccctggatgcggtgaaacggcagttccgcgagtgccaccagctcgcccgtctgcagcctgaccttcccctgttccttcagacagacgccagtcaggaggggatgggggccgtcctataccaggtgggggacaaaggcgtgcgccgggtggtggagtacgccagcgccaagttcggccagcccgaacggcggtaccatgtgaacgagcaggagtgcatggccgtcgtttgggctatgcgccgctaccgccaccacctggagggccgccggttcacgctgcggacggacagccagtgtctccgctggctggactccgcccagggccgcaagtcgaagttcacgaggtgggcgttgatgctccagaacttcgacttcgcggtcgagcacgtccctggacgggacaaccagttcgccgacgagttgtcgcgccatcccgacccacacaacacgtttcaggatgaccaggactgggaggggctgttgccgccagggggagtcgcgccgccggtcactccaggggaggcgcccgcaactttattccacatcccaagggcccccgattatcccgccatcttgcctgtggagaccctgagcggattagtggaattcgtgaaacaggcccagcggacagacgaccccacacaggccgaggtgcggtcatgtggggagcaggttcacccctaccacaggtgcgtggacggggtgttggagacccgggtaccaggggacatggacgcctggcgccttcatgtgccgctcggtgcccgcgagcaggtcatgggcttccaccacacgcacgagctggcgggacacccaggtgcgcaccaaacccagttagacatccgtaagaccttccattggccgggggtgacgcgggacgtacgggacctggtgcggcgctgccagcagtgccagcagaggaagacgaggcggtctgacggggtggagcagcagcgcccccgacggccccgcgacccgtttcacaccctggccctggacataatggggccctacccgcggaccacccggggaaggaggttcttggtcgtcatcacagacattttcacccggtgggtcgaggccttcccggtgtccaacgtgcgcgccggaaccatagccgccctgctggaccacgagatattcccgcggtatggtttcgcgcgcgtgctgttgacggacaacggctgtcagttcagcgggaggcgctggagagctgactgtcgccgttggggtctcgaccaccacaccacccccatttaccatccccaggccaaccccactgagaggcggaaccaggaggtcaaggcgcagctgcggctgaggttgggggacgaccactccaaatgggacgtccacctgccgaagctgttgtattgcctccggcgccgcaccaacgctgtcaccggtcattcccctgccgagcttctgtacgggaagaacttggctttgcccggggaaagcagggtggccgatgttgccatgggcacggtggcgcgccccaatcatgaggaggggagggagcacgccagacaacggcaggcccaattcctggcggcccacacgcccatgactagtcaccccccaccccccatccagccaggtcagctggtatatgtcaggcagcaccacttgtcgtccggggcgcgtaacttttgtgcggggttggcgcctcgatggtcggagccgcgggaggtcctgtggaggacgggcccctcatcctatgcggtccggacgccaaggggacggcccgctaaagtgcaccgggacgacctgcgcgtagtcgcgcacggggtcagagttggcccaacgaccccctcttcaccatcccccacactccaggaagccacagatacgccgcgggaaggagcagcacctgaacccaccacccggggggacatgcacacgggcgacacagacgtgggtagccctgatcaggcacatgagtgcaaccaacccgacctccgggacaccccgagcaggtccccggtgccgctggccacagttccgcacgtccccgaggaggtggggaatccgttggtctggtttcctgacgaggagggggaggaggtctgtgaggaggaggacgtcgagccactgtggccgctggacctcagcctggcggacgccacgttccgggtatccgtggacgagcccgaggagggggaggaggagccggacagtagggataggcgccccacccgcagacgtcgggccccagTCAGGACttactgcgcggacgacagcgagccggtagagttcgctcctgtccccgccgtggaggcgagctgcccgaccacccaaccggacacgaggggacctaccacactctgcacagtggagacccctaccagcacagtccccaccacacgaccacagagggcccgccgacccccggcctacctggcggattacgagtggtccaggtccccgtcgagctactccacccgggcgcggcccgtaaggggcgatccaggtgtgccaacactcgtggccggacccctatcattccccccgcccacgtcatccattccaccaccctgccacaccccgaccacactgacgcccccacccacttgtcaccatattgagctagaagaggcgcacgtcgctgcccagtcccagggggggaaaggacacgggtcagggcgtaaccccttatcattcattgagtgggagaggtattcagggcagaatgtttacatcacaacacaccaccactcagccgcgtagtgtagggctcgcagtgcggcgaacgtcagtgaagtgctcagcgtgtgaagcgaggcgttgatgcacatagcggtctcagagaagggggggcatttgacgccgaccgccaatgctcctctgtcgcatagaccgctatgcctcatcaacgtctcgcaaaagcgtgtgcaccgaacgcgcccgtgcgcgcagcaaagtgcagttcgtgcgacgaggcgaacgccatacaacgagtgctacaccggcgcaaggatccggccgggtgtggcatatccttccgccgcactacaacaaattgttataattatgtttttccacaggattttattaaacattattttttattaattaataattaagtctttgcaaaatcatgtttcaatgtgcgatttgtcccgaacctggccggttcagtttcccgcgaaattcacacgtttccgcgggagggctggcgggggaggggggtcgcgcgcggcgacaccgctagtgtccttcgagagctcaaccaggccggcagcctgcgcgcaacgcggaaccttcaacctttgcattcaccgacatgtagttttccatagtgtaatttcttttcaacctttcgtacagttccgcggtcggcctaaatttaccatgaggtacttaacttaattcaatcagtgctccgagatgagtgtttacgtcatacgtaagtactgtggggagagtatgtgtttttacgtcggcgcttcacgcccaacctagcctacaggctacttagttttggcccgcacggggcagccagcaggcgacacgtgccatccaacttaataacgattcagtccctgggacacacctagacaccacgtagagtcgccggagacacgggcctacgtgttgctagcccagtttatccagagctaggtattagtgtagtgtattgtgcttcaaaatatcgtgtgccatgtcagagtgtcttttgtaactttcgcgtcacgtatacgagtctgcccctcacgcgcataagaatcgtgagccgccactgaggaagtgagctgcgcgtgtgactagtcgcgtcgggcaaaccgttacggccagaacgggcagcaccatgtattgggctgtgctgtattaaattcaccaactatctgaagaggttttgtgttattattcaggcgtcccgagtggcctcaacagctcggggggccctactgcgttgacccctacctctagccacaaggccgaaccttccctgagatcacgaactgaacaaaatcacgtctaaatactcagaggtagcggggacggcgtcaatgtatttaattattgaaattgtgacatcaagttggcgactgtaaatttactaacatgttgtcccactgtgaattgttttagagggacttctcctaatccgacttgatcatagtcactggcattttaattaaggccagtggccgcggtgactgttaataaggtttgttgtctattggggtcacgcccgaagcgctcgcctgactcaattcggctgggcaaggggcgcgctccgaaaacgggatacggtactggcagtgcggagcacgggcttaaaggccatggtcggtacgacgtcacagctaccattttaaaactgacctacgattcaattttttttacactttgttacattaataaacatacatacatatatgttttattaaaaaaataattcatgtaattattaaatttattatctttaattaaatgaataatatttgaggacaaacttggtTGAATAACAtccaaaagacttcatacaagtagtggaattgaccttgtcgcggcctcgtctctgatgaaagtgtggagacggggtggacgtcgctcggtcgttcggttgtcgtgttgtttgcccggcgccagctcttgggtagagcagccttacactctgaggcgggagtggaccgttcggcccagtgcggctgaccgaggacgtgctgacaaggaaggtgcccgcggtctcacaaggagtcgctagcagaaAGTCTGGGAGCAGGGGAGAGGAATGCCCGctgtctcacgaagagtcgcttgcggaaaggttggtagtgggagagagggatgcccgcggtcccacgaagagtcgctagcagatgattgcccgcggtctcacaaagagttgCTAgtggatgagagagagagagaaaaggaagCCCGCGGAAGttaatataaagtatcgattaccttaatgtatcgattaccttaatgtatcgattaatataattaatgttatgtattccgattacaagtatgaattacattttttaaatgtaattcgttacaagtataaattacttgaaaagtaatcgttactaGTAATCcaattacttgtaattcgttacttaacaacactggttGGGTTTAAGGGTGACATCAAATATTTGGTAGCatgcagcgattggcgccattacTAACTCCCCTTACGTAATGCCCGATTCGATAGTATATCCATAACTCTACGAATGCATCAGTGGATGTTCTACAAATATTAAACTCTATATATTATTACTGTATTTTTACTCTTTTCTCTATAGCACAAGTAGATTTTAAAAACATTGCGAGTGTAAAGTACGCAGTGCGGCTTTATAGGGTGTTTgaagaaaatttataaatataaaatgttgcgTATTTTGGGGAGAAGTGTGTCTGAAAGCTTGTTGAAAACAACGAACAGTGGTGCTAGCGCTGTCTTGTATCACAAAAATGTAAGACTTCATTTTGTCTGTCACGTCAATGTTTTGGTGAAATTGTGATTTCTCAGATTCCAGACCTTTTCGAGTAAATAGAAATAAatcttgtaatataatttttgaaactgATATACCTATATTATCCGGCAAAACGGCGTTTTTAAATTCCTCCTAGATTCTAAAATATTAGAATGTTTGTGATTTAACCTTCAACAGTTTCTGAACACTTTATTTACAGAACTTCCAAAGTAATTGAAATAACCTAAAAATAACaggttttatgtaaataaaatttgttacccTAGAAAATTGCTATTTCCTCCCCTgttttatgtataaattatttttattcatataggGTAAGTTAGTACAATTTCAGGTTAATGTTGAAAGTTTACGGAATAACGTGTACCACAATGATTTTTTGGTAACATGTCCTTCACAGTTGCGAATGGCAAATGAAGGCACCATCAATATCAAATCAGTTTTCCTTTGAGTTAGTTTCCCACTTACATATCAAacattaatttgaatttaaaataactgaaaacCAGCTTTTATTTGTTAATACATTCACAGAtaggatttctttatatttaCCAATGTTTTATTAAGTAATTGATTAGGCAAAACCCTAAAAGCTCTTTTTAAAAATTGGGTTTTATTGGAGATTTTTtttgcaggagaggaagcatagGGTTAgtgaaggaaaataaaattttgcatttGGGATTTGGAATTCTAGGGCTCCTCAGGGTAGAGTTTTAGGACCCTTTGATGTTAATGAATATGATGAACGACTTGTGCTGGAAAatgaattacatgttaaatttatttatagatGACAGTTATATATGAAGATAGCGGTGAGTAAAGGATAGCTTTTTCAAGGAGATTTGGACAAGTTAGAGCATTTAGCAGATGAAAATTGAGCTGGAACAGCAAGACATTATTTACTTTATATTGGCTAGGTCATGTGACATTAAAACCACTTCTGCTGAATATaaaagctaaataaaaataattgcaaactGTACACTGTTCTAATGGATTAGGAGGGACCTGATCATAGAGCAAAGTTTATAGTATATTCATTTTCTTCCTAAAAGTAATATTTAACCCATTTTCATCTACAAGCGTACTAGTACGCAGCTGTTTTTCTGGCCGATAACAACATAGGCGTACTGGTACGCAAAATGGCTAATCTGcccgaaaaacttaaaaaaaatccctttagaaTGAAAGTAACCCCTCAGAGTAGCTAGTATTGTTATAACAAAGGTATATTATCGtgaaacttaaactatttttaaaattttatttaaagaataaaaatataatgaaaatagaaaataactttaataatagtaatatataaaaagGTTTATGGATTCCATGGTATGTCTAACATTAAAGTGAGTGGATGCAAATGGGTTAATGTTGAAACTTGTCACTTTCAGGTGCTGGACCACTACGAAAACCCTCGCAACGTTGGCTCGCTGGACAAGAACGATTCAAAAGTGGGGACAGGCCTGGTTGGCGCCCCCGCGTGTGGGGACGTGATGAAGTTGCAGATCAAGGTGGACGACGATGGCAAGATAATAGACGCCAAGTTCAAGACCTTCGGGTGTGGTTCGGCCATCGCGTCCAGCTCCCTGGCCACGGAGTGGGTGAAAGGCAAGACGGTACGTTGTGGAACACGTCATTGCCGTTGTTGTACGTAGTTGTGCTGTTGTGTTTGTCAGTCTGCTGACTGGTGTGTTGTGTCCTTGCAGGTGGACGAGGCATTGAAGTTGAAGAACACGGATATTGCCAAGGAGCTCTCTCTCCCACCCGTGAAGCTGCACTGCTCGAGTGAGTTTCTTTGGTAATATTCTTACAGCGCAGCCTTTCCTTGAAGTTATAGTAAAATTACAACAATACTTTTCTGGGCACTAGAGATGTTCCTacatttaccctgaaaacagccaTTTTATATTCCTACTGGTATCTTAGATTTAACATGATgggttacattacaatacctgtgcattaaCGAGGCCGTCGCCATTTTATCCTTTCCCATGTGAGACTGTGTGTATATATGATTTGGAGAACTTTAGTTACATTATGAAATTGGTCGATTACGTTCGGTTATCCACATTtaaaataggtactttaaaaaaatgtggatggttggttgggaaAGTATAACTACGTaaataatactgtgaaatcatgtgaacagttggttaggtcaggatagctacatcttaaattggttaTTCCTAAGCAACCATCAAACCAAtatattacagtatttttaatgtagctaaactaacatAATATAATGAACCATTTTCAATATTTAACTCAACTTctccaaaaatttttatatatatatatatatatatatatatatatatatatatatatataatatgcacacacacacacacacacacataggaaAACATAAAAGGGCAAGACTGCATCAATGCCCACACATTTTAATGTAAGttataaactgtgatttctctgaaaccagtaagcattaagaaacactattttcagagtAAATAAAAGAACGTCCCtagtgtttgaaaaaagtatttttggtattttattattGCTTTACGGAAAATCTGCGCTTTAGAATATTTCAGTTTCTTCCTTTGCTAATGAGGAACAGTAAAACCCAGTACAGAAGTTTTCCAAGGTACCTAGaacttattaacagggaaaatTTATTGTATGTATAAAATTGAGTATATTAATAGGTtaggtgctatttttttttaacttattatgcaggaaatttttGTAAGTGGAAATTTGTAAGAGGGTTTTACTATACATTGCCTAACAGTCTTAATGATGACAGTTTTAGTGAAAACCCAATGAAAATTGGCATGTCTAAACTTATAATAATGAATTCAGAAAGTTTTTCTAATGATTCTGATTATCTTGTACATATTAGATAAAGTTTTGACTCACATTATAGTAAAATAGCCCTGTATTTCACAGGTTACAACAAAGAAACCTATAAAAGACTGTATTATTTCATCATTAGCACAAACAGTTAAACATTGTTTATCCAGACAGTTGAAAATCTGGATAATCTGTTAATAAAGGTAGTATGCAAAGCAAAATCCTTAAATAACCAGACTGACTGTTTATttaccctcttttattgcatgatcgtcgcacgcgcataatcgttgcacctatatttttggccgtcaaaatGTGGATAAAAATCTCTcatgtaaacgtcgcatgatgtttttggtcccgctgtgtgggtattttttccgtataaaacaatgtattttaaagtattaatctaatatttattcggacattaccacttatttaattaatggaaataagatgtctgatgtgtaaattttcttttaaagttatttttacacATATCAATCTTTATAGGTTCGTTTGCGTCGCCGCGGTATACCACTAACAAAAATGTAGCCATCGCTAGTTGgaatcattcatgtttggttaagttgcttcctgtatagagcacGTACAtgtagtcaaatatcgatatctcgctgagTGCATGCATTGCATGCTCTCTGTCTTGTgttgagttaactacatttgatggcccgcactctttcgtggtgtgtactatgaCAATAGTTACGCGTttgttcaggctcgcattcggatcacagattttgtttttttctatttaaagttgaataaaggtttttgttgcatgacttattaatttaaattgtttggcgtgctcttttttACTTCaccttttaaataaacgtactctccattaatgggttttgtttttatgaataactttacctaacaaaaaaaaatttttcttttcaaacTTCATTTTAGtgtaaaatgtgcgacgattatgcgatacaacacggtagattaaaaaaaaactggtatgaTGCCCTTTATTGTTTAcaagacattaaaaattataaaaataagttttcataTCATTTATTAACAAAGAATTTGTTCACTTCTGTTTCAAACACATATGACGTTTGAATGAAGCACGGTGACGCAAATGCTTTATCATTAATAATTCAGCTGGAGCGATGTCGGGCTGACGCTTAAAGTACGCTATGATGTTTGTCAGCTAGTTCCCTTTCTTAAATTCAACATAAGTCTACCATCAGTGCAGGAACTGTACATTGAATCCAACtaaaaaagtgaatatttggcaTACTTATGGTTATGTTCTTGCtaatgtagttaaaaaattttcatgtgagcattaaataaaatgtctacaaatctgaTTTGCGATTATCTGGAGATCCAAATCAACAAGAGCTGGATAAACAAGGTTTTACTGAAGATTCAAAGGGTTTAGTGCTGTCCTAGCAAATCGAACATTTTGTTGACCTGTTGCAGACTCACCAAATCTGGTTTTTTTCTTCTCCTTTCCCCAGTCTCCTTCCTCTCCAGTCCTGATTCATTGTCTAAGGTAATCTGAATTTTAAGTCAGCCTTGTTTTATTTATGGTgtgattattatttaatttaagtaagcTTTTCAATGCATCACAATTATTATGTAGTGTATGTATTAATTATCTAAATTaacctagctttttttttttcaaacaaaatttattttttaatgttttatttattctgtTGAGCCTTGGTACCAAAAGGCTATGGATCATGTAATTTACATATCCTAAACATGCTACAATCTAAAGTGATACATTGATTTATActtttgaattattttcttttgggAGTAGCTGTATTAggaagtgaaatcatttgggaaaaaaTTTGCTAGgacaaattaataaattgtactgTATTATGTAGCTCTAATGATGTAGAACACATGAGCGACAGATGAGCAACATTTAAAGGAGTCTACAATTATTGGTGATCAGTTTAACTTAACATTTTGGACCATAATTGTAGGATTTCACAAGTTAGGGAAAGAAATTGGTTTTAGGACAGAGAGAGTTCATGTTGGCTTGCAACTATAAGCTTATTATAGTGAAATGCTTAAGTTAACCGCTTGTGGGCTACACAAGATATGCGAAACATCAAATTTGTTTAACGTACACAAAAAGGTAATAATTTGAGTATCATAAGGAAATATTTGAATAAAAGATGGACAGCTGCTATTGGCAACATGTAGTACAGTTCACCTTATGGTccccacctacctgggcacacaaactgtgtgcagaacttcagaggAAACTACGTGATTTtaaaagatatccgagtggtgtgtgtttacaaaaatcatataaaaatacGTGGAGGTTGGATCAGTAGTTTTGCtcacagattttgttttgaaactgtatttttaggagagtgaaaatggctaaagaGTGTgttttcaaaatcatttttatgCATGAAACATCGGCTTCATATTCTTTAAAACACTCAAGGAAATTGCAtttcacatttatcttcatttctccaccatctaATGTTATTGGTTATCATTCAGATTTCATAGTTGCTCTATGCACAACAAGAAAACTGCACACCAGTTCAGAATCTGTCGCTTAAGAGGCAATACCGCTCTAGAAGCATCAGCGATCATCACACTTACCATCCCACCTCACTAATATAAATTTGCCCttgactaggtgggccccttaatgaATTGGaggagaaataataaaaaataaactggaaacaAACGTAATTATTTATGTGACATAATCTCACTCTTGAATCAGTATAATTACTCCTTTGAACCAGCTTCCTTAAGGTAACACTGTCATGGTGTTGCAGTGCTAGCAGAAGATGCCATCAAAGCAGCACTTTCAGATTACCGCATCAAACAGGAGTCTCTCAAGAAGGAAGACAAAACTTCAGGCTAGATTGCTTCCTTAACCACTCTTCATTCTTGAAGATTTAGATGATAAATGTTGGTGTAACTTctataatttgttacattatagattattataaaaaaattgtcataaaattaaatttattgtgttCAAAAAATTGCCCTGAttataaaaagaaacatttttcacTTAATGTTctcatatttattataatatacctacttaaattttttcttcttgaAAGCTTTTGGTGGGTTAATTTAATgacatgaaaacagaattcaattTGCTATTACGTATCCGTAGGCTAGACCCTTTCTTATAAATTGATGTGTGCCTAAGTGAGCCTGCTAAAGAATAAATGTTGACACGTAGAGACGTGTGTGTCACTGTACTGTGTACACTACTTGACACTGCTCACCTTTGCTGCTTACTGTGTGTAGATCTGATAGGTGAATGGAGgagttttaagttatttttttcctttcaaatgaGACATTCAGCGTGTGAAAGTGTAAGGTGTGTTTGGACTAGCAGTGCCTGGAAGACAGTGATGCTGTCACACTTGGTGAATGGACTTGATTCCCACTCTGTAtctgtttactaaaaaaaaagtgaaaggcAATGCTCTAGGTCAAGATAAACATTTTCTGTCTAGAATTGTTAACCCCTAAcagctatttatttaatatatttaaatgaaaatactttCTTGCTTAAGTAGCtgtcaaaattacatttttaacattttggctGCCTACAAAATAGGGAAGAACCTGTATTTCAAAACACACATTCCATTATAAAGGCCAGTGTTACTGGTTAATTCATTACAGTtagttgtttaaataaaaaacagttaCAAAAATGTATCGTggagaaatttaaatttttttatgaagtagcTTTAGGCTTTAGCATTGACTTTCATCCTGTAAAGTTTCTTTCTTGTAATcagtttatttcttgttttgggtAGGCACCCAGAATTTTACAAATGGAATTTTGGTTATCATTCAAAAAATATACTaggaatatttacaatttttacaaaaaataattatcaatctACAGGTagaacaaaatttcaaaacaactttaatttttttaatcttgtttttttcataaattgCATCTATTAGAATTACCATTTTTGTTTGTGTTGTTTATGGATAATTGTAAGACTGATTTTGAAAAAAAGAGACTTGTCTAAAAATGTGGTATTATTACACAGTATATGATCTGGTAGATTTCCCCAGCTTCATTTTACCTGCCATGCTGTTGCTTGAATGCCGCCTGTCATCCATTTAGCATGTCCAGTGAGGAGAATGTAAAATACGTAACAACAGTTTCCCTGCAAGGGGTATCAGAACATGCTAGTTATTaaacaaatacatatatttaattgcATTTTTACCACCAGTACAGTTCCTATagttgtaaattttgtaatataGTATCTGTATGAACTTTTTGATTATAACTGTTGCAACATGAGTGAAGGTGGTTCatagttaaaacatattttttatgcaCAGCTGAAGTGTGTTAGGTCTGATCACAGAAAGTTGGTACATTTCGTAACTTTGTAGTCAATTGGCATACTGTATATAATAATTGACTACAggactagggttaccagacactgataacaaaaaaggaggacattcaactcacaaaaggaggacatttcactaaaaaggaggacaatatattttttttaaaaacccatgaattaattacaatggagtacgatattttacaatgttttggcatttaatacagtttcagtataaagaatcaaacaaactacgcatataggtacagcatattaaaaacacgtgcttctgcatgtgctgctacctgtcaagctgtcatagaactacttactagtggggtgactgcggacagtgcattagcgcgcaccgcgcgctttactcagagtgtaactgcaggaattatctcactttttataaaaaaaagccggacattttggagcattaaggaaaatccggccggacgcaaaaaaatacataaaaaggaggacatg
This genomic window from Bacillus rossius redtenbacheri isolate Brsri chromosome 6, Brsri_v3, whole genome shotgun sequence contains:
- the LOC134533041 gene encoding iron-sulfur cluster assembly scaffold protein IscU is translated as MLRILGRSVSESLLKTTNSGASAVLYHKNVLDHYENPRNVGSLDKNDSKVGTGLVGAPACGDVMKLQIKVDDDGKIIDAKFKTFGCGSAIASSSLATEWVKGKTVDEALKLKNTDIAKELSLPPVKLHCSMLAEDAIKAALSDYRIKQESLKKEDKTSG